In Arthrobacter sp. PAMC25284, a single genomic region encodes these proteins:
- the trxB gene encoding thioredoxin-disulfide reductase — MSNAENTASDVRDVIIVGSGPAGYTAAVYTARANLKPLMLAGSVTAGGELMNTTDVENYPGFPEGIMGPDLMENFEKQAARFGTEIQFEDVTELDLARDIKTVTIATGETFRARAVILSTGSAYRELGLPNEKRLSGHGVSWCATCDGFFFKDQDIAVIGGGDSAMEEALFLTKFAKSVTVVHRRDTLRASKIMADRALAHEKISFVWNTGVEDVLGQEKVTGLRLKNLLDGTESDLAVTGVFVAIGNDPRTELVKGILDLTPEGTIAVDGRTSKTSVKGVFAAGDVIDPTYRQAITASGSGCVAALDVEHYLADIHA; from the coding sequence GTGAGCAACGCAGAAAACACCGCGTCTGACGTACGTGATGTCATCATCGTCGGCTCCGGTCCGGCCGGCTACACCGCTGCCGTGTATACCGCGCGCGCCAACCTGAAGCCGCTGATGCTGGCCGGATCGGTAACCGCCGGCGGTGAACTGATGAACACCACCGACGTCGAGAATTACCCGGGATTCCCGGAAGGCATCATGGGACCGGACTTGATGGAGAACTTCGAAAAGCAGGCCGCCAGGTTTGGCACGGAAATTCAGTTTGAGGATGTCACCGAACTGGATCTCGCCCGCGATATCAAGACGGTCACGATCGCCACGGGGGAGACCTTCCGTGCGCGGGCCGTCATCCTTTCCACCGGATCCGCTTACCGGGAACTTGGCCTGCCGAACGAAAAGCGGCTCTCCGGCCACGGCGTCAGCTGGTGCGCAACCTGCGATGGTTTCTTCTTCAAGGACCAGGACATCGCCGTGATTGGTGGCGGCGATTCTGCCATGGAAGAGGCGCTGTTCCTTACCAAATTCGCCAAATCTGTCACCGTCGTGCACCGCCGCGATACCCTGAGGGCGTCGAAAATCATGGCTGACCGCGCACTTGCCCACGAAAAGATCAGTTTTGTGTGGAACACCGGCGTCGAAGATGTCCTCGGCCAGGAGAAAGTCACCGGCCTGCGCCTGAAGAATCTGCTCGACGGCACCGAGTCTGACCTGGCCGTCACCGGCGTGTTCGTAGCCATCGGCAACGATCCCCGTACGGAGCTCGTCAAGGGCATCCTGGACCTTACGCCGGAGGGAACCATCGCCGTGGACGGCAGGACGTCCAAGACCAGCGTCAAGGGCGTCTTTGCTGCTGGCGACGTCATCGACCCGACCTACCGCCAGGCCATCACCGCCTCGGGTTCCGGGTGCGTGGCCGCACTCGACGTCGAGCACTACCTTGCGGATATTCACGCCTAA
- the gnd gene encoding phosphogluconate dehydrogenase (NAD(+)-dependent, decarboxylating) gives MHIGLIGLGKMGFNMRERLRNAGIEVTGLDRNPDVTDVAGMDELIAAVPTPRLIWVMVPSGDITESVITELGSKLDAGDLVIDGGNSRFTEDQKHAAALADKGIRFVDCGVSGGVWGLKNGYGLMAGGEAGDIERALPVFDALRPEGDRADSFVHVGAVGAGHYAKMVHNGIEYGLMQAYAEGYELLAAKDIITDLPGTFRAWQKGTVVRSWLLDLMVKALDEDPGLASIDDYVEDSGEGRWTVEEAIANAVPAPAITAALFARFSSREDNSPAMKMVSALRNQFGGHATRPAK, from the coding sequence GTGCATATCGGACTGATCGGCCTCGGAAAAATGGGCTTCAACATGCGCGAACGCCTGCGCAACGCCGGGATCGAGGTGACCGGTCTGGACCGCAATCCGGACGTCACCGACGTGGCGGGCATGGACGAGCTTATTGCAGCCGTTCCGACTCCGCGGCTGATCTGGGTGATGGTCCCGTCGGGCGACATTACGGAGTCTGTGATCACCGAGCTCGGGAGCAAACTCGACGCCGGCGATCTTGTCATTGACGGCGGGAACTCGAGGTTCACCGAAGACCAAAAACATGCCGCCGCGCTGGCGGACAAGGGAATCCGGTTCGTGGACTGCGGTGTTTCCGGCGGTGTCTGGGGACTGAAGAACGGCTACGGCCTGATGGCGGGCGGCGAAGCCGGGGACATCGAACGTGCCCTTCCCGTCTTTGATGCCCTCCGCCCCGAAGGTGACCGTGCGGACAGCTTCGTCCACGTCGGCGCGGTCGGCGCCGGACACTACGCCAAGATGGTGCATAACGGAATTGAATACGGTCTGATGCAGGCCTACGCAGAGGGCTACGAACTGCTTGCTGCGAAGGACATCATCACCGATCTTCCGGGAACATTCCGGGCCTGGCAGAAGGGCACCGTGGTGCGCTCGTGGCTCCTGGATCTGATGGTTAAAGCCTTGGACGAGGACCCCGGGCTGGCCTCAATCGACGATTATGTGGAGGATTCGGGCGAAGGGCGCTGGACCGTCGAAGAGGCGATTGCGAACGCCGTACCGGCGCCCGCCATTACGGCGGCGCTTTTTGCCCGGTTCTCGTCCCGTGAGGACAATTCTCCGGCCATGAAGATGGTTTCGGCGCTGCGGAATCAGTTCGGCGGACATGCGACCCGGCCGGCCAAGTAA
- a CDS encoding IS110 family transposase — protein MLEVCVIKDHDSVDVFIGVDVGKTNHHAVALDRNGKKLLDKALPQDEAKLRAIIDSLAKHGTLLLVVDQPATIGALPVAVAQAAGILVGYLPGLAMRRIADLHPGEAKTDARDAYIIAEAARTMPHTLRSIAVTDEQAAELSMLCGFDDDLAKQATAASNRIRGLLTQIHPALERAIGPHLDHPVMAELLQKYPTPEALRRAGQSRVAAFMARSAPRAGKGWAAGIFTALSEQTVVVAGTTAAGVVLPQLAAQLAQLRASRAEVLAQVEKLVEAHPLHQLLTSLPAVGVRTAARIITEVVGKEFKTAGHLGSYSGLAPVTWRSGTSIRGDHSSKKGNKILKRAFFLSAFASLKDPVSREYYDRKRAEGKRHNQALIALARRRCDVLFAMLRDGTFYEAPSPKTA, from the coding sequence ATGCTGGAGGTATGCGTGATCAAGGACCACGATTCCGTTGATGTCTTCATTGGCGTCGACGTCGGCAAAACCAACCACCACGCGGTGGCCTTGGACAGGAACGGCAAGAAACTGCTCGACAAGGCCCTGCCCCAGGACGAGGCGAAACTGCGGGCGATCATCGACAGCCTCGCAAAGCACGGGACCCTGCTGCTGGTCGTGGACCAGCCCGCCACCATCGGCGCCCTGCCGGTCGCCGTGGCCCAGGCTGCCGGCATTCTGGTCGGTTACCTGCCGGGCCTGGCGATGCGCCGCATCGCGGACCTGCACCCGGGCGAGGCCAAGACCGACGCCCGAGACGCCTACATAATCGCCGAGGCCGCCCGGACCATGCCGCACACCCTGCGCTCGATCGCCGTCACCGACGAGCAGGCCGCCGAACTGTCGATGCTCTGCGGCTTCGACGATGACCTGGCCAAGCAGGCCACGGCCGCCTCGAACCGGATCCGCGGGCTCCTCACCCAGATCCATCCCGCACTGGAACGGGCCATCGGCCCACATCTGGACCACCCCGTTATGGCCGAGCTGCTGCAAAAATACCCCACGCCTGAGGCGCTGCGCAGGGCCGGCCAGAGCCGGGTCGCCGCGTTCATGGCCAGGTCCGCTCCGCGGGCCGGTAAAGGCTGGGCCGCGGGGATCTTCACCGCCCTGTCCGAGCAGACCGTGGTCGTGGCCGGCACCACTGCCGCCGGCGTCGTGCTGCCCCAGCTGGCGGCGCAGCTTGCCCAGCTGCGCGCCTCCCGGGCAGAGGTCCTGGCACAGGTTGAAAAACTCGTGGAGGCCCACCCTCTTCACCAGCTCCTGACGTCCCTACCGGCGGTCGGCGTCAGGACGGCAGCCCGGATCATTACCGAGGTTGTCGGCAAGGAATTCAAGACCGCCGGGCACCTGGGCTCCTACTCCGGGCTCGCACCGGTGACGTGGCGCTCCGGAACCTCAATCCGCGGAGACCACTCCTCCAAGAAGGGCAACAAGATCCTCAAACGGGCGTTCTTCCTCTCGGCGTTCGCGTCCTTGAAAGACCCGGTCTCCCGGGAGTACTACGACCGGAAACGGGCAGAGGGTAAACGGCACAACCAGGCCCTGATCGCCCTGGCACGACGCCGCTGCGACGTCCTCTTCGCGATGCTCCGCGACGGCACCTTCTACGAGGCGCCAAGCCCGAAAACCGCCTAA
- the rsmG gene encoding 16S rRNA (guanine(527)-N(7))-methyltransferase RsmG, which produces MIDITSAELKAAETIFGDRLDLAKRYVEHLATSGTERGLIGPREIPRLWSRHVLNCAVIENQIAHGSHVADVGSGAGLPGLCLAIARSDLELTLIEPLERRVIWLQEVVDDLGLTNVTIMRTRAELAVGMVDADVVTARAVSAMTNLAGLTIPLLAGKGEVVAIKGRSAGEEIAKAAKVIRKLGGVSTSVVLVGEDLLEEPTTVVRIVVNKPQKTA; this is translated from the coding sequence ATGATTGATATAACGTCAGCCGAGCTGAAGGCAGCAGAGACCATTTTCGGCGACCGCCTGGATTTGGCGAAACGCTATGTGGAGCACCTGGCCACCTCGGGAACCGAACGAGGACTGATCGGTCCGCGCGAAATCCCGCGATTGTGGAGCCGGCATGTGCTCAACTGCGCAGTCATTGAGAACCAGATTGCCCACGGCAGCCACGTGGCGGATGTCGGCAGCGGCGCGGGACTGCCAGGCCTATGCCTGGCCATCGCCCGGTCGGATCTCGAACTGACGCTGATTGAACCCTTGGAACGCCGAGTGATCTGGCTCCAGGAAGTGGTCGATGATCTGGGCCTAACAAACGTCACGATCATGCGTACCCGCGCCGAACTTGCGGTAGGAATGGTGGACGCCGACGTCGTCACGGCCCGCGCCGTCTCCGCGATGACCAATCTGGCCGGCCTGACAATCCCGCTGCTGGCGGGCAAGGGTGAAGTTGTGGCTATCAAGGGCCGCAGCGCAGGCGAGGAAATCGCCAAGGCTGCCAAAGTGATCCGCAAACTGGGCGGTGTCAGCACCTCGGTGGTGCTGGTGGGTGAGGACCTCCTGGAGGAGCCCACTACCGTAGTCCGCATCGTAGTGAACAAGCCTCAAAAGACCGCCTGA
- a CDS encoding ParA family protein produces MSSSEASAQRIPPFVSLGSARAFSVPAAAHDFSGKQTGSVSRGATIASVSRETSVSPIGNVLDSIDDSSPIARELAHENRRRERLLGRELPKPEHTRIFTVSNQKGGVGKTTTTVNIAAALAAAGLNVLVIDIDPQGNASTALGIEHHADVDSIYDVLINDLPLKDVVAPCPDIANLICAPATIHLAGAEIELVSLVAREQRLRRAIDVYSKERVKNGEERLDYIFIDCPPSLGLLTVNAFCAANEVLIPIQCEYYALEGLSQLLNNIEMIQKHLNADLVVSTILLTMYDGRTNLAAQVAAEVRQHFPEKVLGAVVPRSVRISEAPSYQQTVMTYDPSSSGALSYLEAASEIAER; encoded by the coding sequence GTGAGCAGTAGCGAAGCCTCCGCACAACGGATACCTCCGTTTGTGTCCCTGGGGTCAGCCCGGGCCTTCAGCGTGCCCGCAGCCGCTCATGACTTCTCCGGAAAGCAAACGGGTTCGGTTTCACGTGGTGCCACAATAGCGAGTGTTTCACGTGAAACGTCCGTTTCGCCGATCGGCAACGTCTTGGATTCCATCGACGATTCCAGTCCCATTGCCCGGGAGCTTGCCCACGAGAACCGGCGCCGCGAACGGTTACTCGGCCGTGAACTGCCCAAACCGGAGCACACCCGGATCTTTACCGTGTCCAACCAGAAGGGCGGGGTCGGCAAGACCACCACGACGGTGAACATTGCCGCCGCCCTGGCCGCCGCCGGGCTCAACGTCCTGGTCATTGACATTGATCCGCAGGGAAATGCATCCACCGCACTGGGGATCGAACACCATGCTGATGTCGACAGTATCTACGACGTTCTTATCAACGACCTTCCGCTGAAGGACGTTGTGGCCCCATGCCCCGATATTGCGAACCTGATCTGCGCGCCGGCCACGATTCATTTGGCCGGCGCGGAAATTGAACTGGTGAGCCTGGTCGCCCGGGAACAGCGACTGCGGCGGGCCATTGATGTCTATTCCAAGGAACGCGTGAAGAACGGCGAGGAACGCCTCGACTACATCTTCATTGACTGCCCGCCCAGCCTAGGGCTGCTGACAGTCAATGCGTTCTGCGCCGCCAACGAAGTTCTTATCCCGATTCAGTGTGAGTACTACGCACTCGAAGGCCTCAGTCAACTGTTGAATAACATCGAAATGATCCAGAAGCACCTGAATGCTGATCTGGTAGTCTCCACTATTCTTTTGACCATGTATGACGGTCGCACCAACCTTGCCGCCCAAGTAGCGGCGGAGGTGCGTCAGCATTTCCCGGAAAAGGTTCTTGGGGCTGTCGTGCCGCGTTCGGTGCGCATCTCGGAAGCGCCGAGTTACCAACAGACCGTAATGACCTACGATCCATCCTCCAGCGGCGCTCTCTCCTATTTGGAAGCCGCATCTGAAATCGCTGAACGTTAG
- the istB gene encoding IS21-like element helper ATPase IstB, producing the protein MNPITVQDILEAGKHASLTGSVLTEWAEKGTPKQREYLHGVLLAEHESRQESRRQRLLKSARLPALKTLTGFDYTSVRFPEDYGREPLESLEFINRAQDLVLYGDVGTGKTHMATALVAAACRQGIPARFFTTSALVMMLRRAKDEDRLDKELASLAKNQLLAIDELGYLPIDTEGARLLFQVIADGYEKRSLIITTNLEFSRWGTVFGDDNMAAAVIDRLVHHGRLLQFRGESYRVKNALMK; encoded by the coding sequence ATGAACCCGATCACCGTCCAAGACATCCTCGAAGCGGGCAAACATGCCTCACTGACCGGCAGCGTGTTGACCGAATGGGCCGAGAAAGGCACCCCGAAACAACGCGAATACCTCCACGGGGTCCTGCTGGCCGAACACGAATCCCGGCAGGAATCACGCCGCCAACGATTGCTGAAATCCGCGAGGCTCCCTGCCCTGAAAACACTCACGGGATTCGACTACACCAGTGTCAGGTTCCCCGAGGACTACGGCCGCGAACCCCTCGAATCCCTGGAGTTCATCAACCGGGCCCAGGACCTGGTCCTCTACGGGGATGTCGGCACCGGCAAAACCCACATGGCCACCGCCCTGGTCGCAGCCGCCTGCCGACAAGGCATCCCGGCCAGGTTCTTCACCACCTCAGCCCTGGTCATGATGCTGCGCCGCGCCAAGGACGAGGACCGGCTGGACAAGGAGCTCGCCTCCCTGGCCAAAAACCAGCTCCTGGCCATCGATGAACTGGGCTACCTCCCGATCGATACCGAAGGGGCCAGGCTCCTGTTCCAAGTCATCGCGGACGGCTACGAGAAACGCAGCCTCATCATCACCACCAACCTCGAGTTCTCCCGCTGGGGAACGGTGTTCGGGGACGACAACATGGCCGCGGCCGTCATCGACCGGCTGGTGCACCACGGACGGCTCCTGCAGTTCCGTGGTGAGTCCTACCGGGTCAAAAATGCCCTGATGAAATAA
- the istA gene encoding IS21 family transposase produces MSVQENIRRLDSQGVPGREIARRLGVSRSSVTKYADQENYSPEPPVPLARHGASVLTGFEHIIEAWLTEDQRRNRKQRHTAKRVFDRLVDEHGFTGTYSPVQRSVKKWTARNRIAGEGFTELVWPAGTAQVDFGQAEAIIAGIRQVLHILVVTFPFSNMRFVQAYRGETAECVCHGLRKVFEHIGAAPRHLVFDNATGIGRRVGTRVVETKLFGAFKLHYRSESRYCNPYSGHEKGNVENAVGFLRRNLMVPEPVASSLQALNEVLMARCDALATTTHYRKGLPLGELFTHDVASSLALPGVGFDPVRYESRKADKTGNLLIDGNTYAAGSSFHGRMLTVGLRHDVVQILDEHSEPIRSFDRVFGRQATTIFDPASLVPLLVTKPGAWSHSPLRALVTDPVRDWIDAAAPTDRRRLLNAVDAATGSAGFDAAMAAADTLIRRGDQPDMAALGMLARRLAHGTEPAAANVDLSVYDTFTTLNTNTGEVA; encoded by the coding sequence ATGTCCGTACAAGAAAATATCAGAAGGCTGGACTCCCAGGGAGTCCCGGGCCGGGAGATCGCGCGCAGGCTCGGCGTTAGCCGGTCCTCGGTGACCAAATACGCCGATCAGGAGAACTACTCCCCTGAACCGCCGGTGCCGCTGGCCCGGCACGGGGCTTCGGTGCTCACCGGGTTCGAGCACATTATCGAAGCGTGGCTCACCGAGGACCAGCGCCGGAACCGCAAGCAACGGCATACGGCCAAACGCGTCTTTGACCGGCTCGTGGATGAGCATGGTTTCACCGGCACGTATTCCCCGGTGCAGCGGTCCGTGAAGAAATGGACGGCCCGCAACAGGATCGCTGGTGAAGGTTTCACCGAGTTGGTGTGGCCGGCCGGGACCGCGCAGGTCGACTTCGGGCAGGCCGAGGCGATCATCGCCGGGATCCGGCAGGTCCTTCACATCCTGGTGGTGACCTTCCCGTTCTCGAACATGCGCTTCGTCCAGGCATACCGCGGCGAAACCGCCGAATGCGTCTGCCACGGACTGCGGAAGGTGTTCGAGCACATCGGGGCCGCACCGAGGCACCTGGTCTTTGATAACGCCACCGGCATCGGGCGCCGGGTGGGCACCAGGGTCGTGGAGACGAAACTGTTCGGGGCGTTCAAGCTTCACTACCGCTCCGAATCCCGCTACTGCAACCCGTACTCCGGGCATGAAAAAGGGAACGTGGAAAACGCGGTCGGGTTCCTGCGCCGTAACCTCATGGTTCCCGAACCCGTGGCCTCCAGCCTGCAGGCCTTGAACGAGGTGCTCATGGCCCGGTGCGACGCGTTGGCCACCACCACGCATTACCGCAAGGGCCTGCCCCTGGGCGAGCTGTTCACCCACGACGTTGCCTCATCCCTGGCGTTGCCCGGGGTCGGGTTCGACCCGGTGCGCTACGAATCGCGCAAGGCCGACAAGACCGGGAACCTGCTCATTGACGGGAACACCTACGCCGCCGGGTCCTCCTTCCATGGGCGGATGCTCACCGTGGGACTCCGCCACGACGTGGTTCAAATCCTCGATGAGCACTCCGAACCGATCCGGTCCTTTGACCGGGTGTTCGGCCGGCAGGCGACAACGATCTTCGACCCCGCCTCCCTGGTCCCGCTGCTGGTGACCAAGCCCGGCGCCTGGAGCCATTCCCCGTTACGGGCCCTGGTCACCGACCCGGTCCGCGACTGGATCGATGCCGCGGCACCCACGGACCGTCGCCGCCTGCTCAACGCGGTGGATGCCGCGACCGGGTCCGCCGGCTTCGACGCCGCGATGGCCGCCGCCGACACGCTGATCCGGCGCGGGGACCAACCGGACATGGCAGCCCTGGGAATGCTCGCCCGCCGGTTAGCCCACGGCACCGAACCGGCCGCCGCCAACGTGGACTTAAGCGTCTATGACACCTTCACCACCCTGAACACGAACACCGGAGAAGTCGCATGA
- a CDS encoding R3H domain-containing nucleic acid-binding protein: MSAESTEHTISVDTDPERDGSLDGAVSAGQDVEETAASTDDADGTTGRNVSVGRLEEEGDVAADYLEELLDIADIDGDIDIEVRNGRTYISIVTEEETAGLESLVGRDGEVLEALQELTRLAVLSATENRSRLVLDINGYRAERAGDLHKIAEDAVAAVKESGATVALAPMSAYERKIVHDAVAELGFVSESEGEGADRHIVISAD; the protein is encoded by the coding sequence ATGTCCGCCGAGAGCACCGAGCACACTATTTCTGTTGACACCGACCCGGAACGCGACGGTTCCCTCGACGGAGCCGTATCCGCCGGCCAGGATGTCGAGGAAACTGCGGCTTCGACCGACGACGCGGATGGCACAACCGGCAGGAATGTCTCGGTCGGACGCCTGGAAGAGGAAGGCGACGTAGCCGCCGATTACCTCGAGGAGTTGCTGGACATCGCGGACATCGATGGCGATATCGACATCGAGGTCCGTAACGGACGAACCTACATTTCGATCGTGACCGAAGAAGAAACCGCCGGACTTGAGAGCCTTGTCGGCCGAGATGGCGAGGTCCTGGAAGCCCTCCAGGAACTGACCCGGCTGGCCGTTCTGTCGGCGACGGAGAACCGCTCGCGTCTCGTGTTGGACATCAACGGCTATCGCGCCGAGCGTGCCGGCGATCTGCACAAGATCGCGGAAGACGCCGTCGCAGCTGTCAAGGAATCAGGCGCGACCGTGGCACTGGCTCCAATGAGCGCCTACGAACGCAAGATCGTTCACGATGCCGTGGCCGAGCTCGGATTCGTCAGCGAATCCGAAGGCGAAGGTGCCGACCGGCACATCGTTATTTCCGCGGACTGA
- the rpmH gene encoding 50S ribosomal protein L34 — protein MSKRTFQPNNRRRAKKHGFRLRMRTRAGRAILAARRGKGRIELSA, from the coding sequence GTGAGCAAGCGGACTTTTCAGCCGAATAACCGCCGTCGAGCCAAGAAGCACGGCTTCCGCCTTCGTATGCGTACCCGTGCCGGCCGTGCCATTCTGGCAGCCCGTCGTGGCAAGGGCCGCATCGAACTGTCGGCCTAA
- the trxA gene encoding thioredoxin: MSNAKDVTDASFSTDVLAADKPVIVDFWAEWCGPCRKLGPILDEISVEYSDKVNVVKVNVDDNPAIAAKYGITSIPAVYLFLGGEVKNTVIGARPKQYFEKEFADVLS; this comes from the coding sequence ATGAGCAACGCAAAAGACGTAACGGACGCAAGCTTCAGCACCGATGTATTGGCTGCCGATAAGCCGGTCATCGTGGATTTCTGGGCCGAATGGTGCGGCCCCTGCCGCAAACTCGGCCCCATCCTCGACGAAATCTCCGTTGAGTACAGCGACAAGGTAAACGTCGTCAAGGTCAACGTCGATGACAACCCGGCGATCGCCGCCAAGTACGGCATCACTTCCATCCCGGCCGTCTACCTGTTCCTCGGCGGCGAGGTCAAGAACACGGTGATTGGCGCCAGGCCCAAGCAGTACTTCGAAAAGGAATTCGCCGACGTACTGTCCTAG
- the dnaN gene encoding DNA polymerase III subunit beta, whose protein sequence is MKFRVDRDVLAEAVTWTARSLSPRPPVPVLSGLLLKAEAGTVSLSSFDYETSARLEIAADVATEGTILVSGRLLADICRSLPSAPVDVETDGNKVTLTCRRSSFHLATMPEAEYPPLPALPPISGTVPGDSFAQAVSQVIIAASKDDTLPILTGVRMEIEDDLITLLATDRYRLAMREVPWKPVTPGISTSALVKAKTLNEVAKTLGGSGDIHLALADDDSRLIGFESGGRTTTSLLVDGDYPKIRSLFPDSTPIHATVQTQELVEAVRRVSLVAERNTPVRLAFTQGQLHLDAGTGEDAQASEELEALLSGEDITVAFNPHYLVEGLSVIESKYVRFSFTSAPKPAMITAQQDAEGEDQGDYRYLVMPVRLPN, encoded by the coding sequence GTGAAGTTCAGAGTCGACCGGGACGTCCTGGCAGAAGCCGTGACATGGACCGCCCGGTCGTTGTCTCCGCGGCCGCCAGTTCCCGTGCTTTCAGGCCTGCTCCTCAAGGCTGAAGCCGGTACCGTGAGCCTCTCAAGCTTCGACTATGAGACCTCTGCCAGGCTCGAAATCGCTGCTGACGTCGCAACCGAAGGGACCATTCTGGTCTCCGGCCGCCTGCTCGCCGATATCTGCCGAAGCCTGCCCTCTGCACCCGTCGATGTTGAAACCGACGGCAACAAAGTCACGCTCACCTGCCGCCGCAGCAGCTTCCATCTGGCCACCATGCCGGAGGCGGAATATCCGCCGCTGCCGGCTTTGCCGCCGATCAGCGGCACGGTTCCGGGCGACTCTTTCGCCCAGGCCGTCTCACAGGTGATTATCGCGGCCAGCAAGGACGACACCCTGCCGATCCTCACCGGCGTCCGGATGGAGATCGAGGACGATCTGATCACCTTGCTCGCGACCGACCGCTACCGGCTGGCCATGCGTGAAGTCCCGTGGAAACCAGTAACCCCCGGTATTTCCACAAGTGCACTGGTCAAGGCAAAAACCCTTAACGAAGTGGCGAAGACCCTTGGCGGCAGTGGGGATATTCATCTTGCCCTCGCCGACGACGACAGCCGGCTTATTGGTTTCGAAAGTGGCGGCCGGACCACCACTTCGCTCCTGGTCGACGGGGACTATCCGAAAATCCGCTCGCTCTTTCCGGATTCGACCCCCATCCATGCCACCGTACAGACCCAGGAACTCGTCGAGGCCGTCCGTCGCGTCTCCCTCGTGGCGGAACGCAATACCCCCGTCCGGCTGGCCTTCACCCAAGGCCAGCTGCATCTGGATGCAGGAACGGGCGAGGACGCCCAGGCCTCAGAAGAGCTCGAGGCCCTGCTGAGCGGTGAAGACATCACGGTTGCGTTCAACCCGCACTATCTCGTGGAAGGCCTCAGCGTGATCGAATCCAAATACGTCAGGTTCTCCTTCACGAGCGCCCCTAAACCGGCCATGATCACAGCCCAGCAGGACGCCGAGGGCGAAGACCAGGGCGACTACCGCTACTTGGTCATGCCGGTCAGGCTCCCCAACTAG
- the rnpA gene encoding ribonuclease P protein component — MLATRNRLRTSTDFSTTVRSGVRNGRRNVVLYTAALAADQPSRIGFIVSKSVGNAVVRNLVKRRLREAGALSLQKYGSGFSIVVRALPAAAGASWEQLLADYDAALETTIKRLGNRVLASSLSNETTQEGTPRA, encoded by the coding sequence GTGCTAGCCACCCGAAACCGTCTGCGGACATCAACCGATTTTTCAACAACCGTACGTTCCGGTGTCCGCAATGGACGCCGGAACGTAGTGTTATATACGGCAGCCCTCGCTGCCGATCAACCGAGCCGGATCGGATTCATCGTTTCCAAGAGTGTTGGGAACGCTGTGGTCAGGAACCTCGTTAAGAGGAGACTGAGGGAAGCCGGTGCTTTGTCGTTGCAGAAATACGGCAGTGGGTTCTCCATCGTAGTGCGGGCGCTGCCCGCCGCGGCGGGTGCCAGCTGGGAACAACTGCTCGCAGACTATGACGCCGCTTTGGAGACAACCATCAAACGGCTCGGTAACCGCGTTTTGGCTTCATCGCTTTCTAACGAGACAACACAGGAAGGGACCCCGCGTGCGTAA
- the yidD gene encoding membrane protein insertion efficiency factor YidD has translation MRKSTAAVVPHLKAGAAWTATAIWNLPRNILIVLLVVYRKLVSPLYGQVCRFFPSCSAYALESVTVHGAIKGSWLAVRRLGRCHPWNAGGVDHVPAGHREWPEGHTPTIVVLNNPDQYLSAQTDGQGRNAA, from the coding sequence GTGCGTAAGTCAACTGCCGCCGTCGTCCCCCACTTGAAAGCGGGTGCAGCCTGGACCGCCACGGCGATTTGGAACCTGCCCCGCAATATTCTGATTGTGCTGCTCGTTGTATACCGCAAGCTGGTATCGCCGCTCTACGGACAGGTGTGCCGCTTTTTCCCCAGCTGCTCGGCCTATGCCCTTGAATCAGTCACCGTCCATGGTGCAATTAAAGGAAGCTGGCTTGCAGTCAGGCGCCTCGGGCGCTGCCATCCCTGGAACGCCGGCGGTGTGGACCATGTCCCCGCCGGGCACCGCGAGTGGCCTGAAGGCCACACCCCCACAATTGTTGTGCTGAACAATCCGGACCAGTACCTGAGTGCTCAGACTGATGGACAAGGCCGCAATGCGGCCTGA